GAATCCCAGGCGGGCAAGTCGATATTTTAGGGAAAGGTTCTAAACTTCGCCACATCCTTATCTCTGAACAATTGTGGAAAGATTTAGTATCAACACGCAAAAAGGCCGGTTCAACCATGCCGGTGTTTCCTACTAAATCAGGCCGGCATTATGCCGCAAGTAATGTTGTCCGAATTGTGAGGGCAGCTGCTAAAAGGGCCGGTCTTGAACAAAAAGTATCACCTCATTGGTTGCGTCATGCCCACGCTTCCCATTCGTTAGATAGGGGTGCTCCTCTACATCTGGTACAAGCAACTTTGGGACATTCCAGCATTTCAACAACAGAGCGCTATCTACACGCTA
Above is a window of Ancylothrix sp. D3o DNA encoding:
- a CDS encoding tyrosine-type recombinase/integrase, translating into IPGGQVDILGKGSKLRHILISEQLWKDLVSTRKKAGSTMPVFPTKSGRHYAASNVVRIVRAAAKRAGLEQKVSPHWLRHAHASHSLDRGAPLHLVQATLGHSSISTTERYLHARPDDSSSRYLPKT